One Thiobacillus sp. genomic region harbors:
- a CDS encoding HAMP domain-containing histidine kinase: MRFSHSLRSRVALAFASVGGGVALIIAIGLHIGVRDAGERLIDETLNAEMQDYQARRTRNPHSVPPATITLRGFVSPATANDPPPPPELAGVATGRHTLRLQGRPYRLAVSDHGGLRYYLLYNEALFSERQARLTAFLAGFVALMMLVSGGIAFWLAERVIEPVKELARRLRHIGPTSPHVDLAADFPPDELGELARAFEQSLDRVAAFIERERAFTADVSHELRTPLAVIRGAAEVLLADETRPDKERQRLERIERATADMADLTTALLAMARERDDGRRDPVSVAGLLQEALDKHRHLLKGKAVDVVLDIRARPDLVADPNLLSIVLANLVRNSFTYTERGSVSVGLDEHTLSISDTGLGIPRESLDRVFQRLYKGRHSQGAGIGLSLVKKICDRYGWRIELDSIEGQGTRAVLSFA, from the coding sequence GTGCGTTTCTCCCACAGCCTGCGCTCCCGCGTGGCCCTGGCCTTCGCCTCGGTGGGGGGCGGCGTGGCGCTGATCATCGCCATCGGCTTGCACATCGGGGTGCGGGACGCGGGCGAGCGGCTCATCGACGAGACCCTCAACGCCGAGATGCAGGACTACCAGGCCCGCCGTACCCGCAACCCCCATTCCGTGCCGCCGGCCACCATCACCCTGCGGGGCTTTGTCTCCCCCGCCACCGCGAACGACCCGCCCCCGCCGCCGGAACTGGCAGGCGTGGCGACGGGACGCCATACCCTGCGCCTGCAGGGCAGGCCTTACCGCCTGGCGGTATCGGACCATGGCGGGCTGCGCTACTACCTGCTCTACAACGAGGCCCTGTTCAGCGAGCGCCAGGCACGCCTCACCGCCTTCCTGGCGGGCTTCGTGGCCCTGATGATGCTGGTGTCCGGCGGCATCGCCTTCTGGCTGGCGGAACGGGTCATCGAGCCGGTGAAGGAACTGGCCCGCCGCCTGCGCCACATCGGCCCCACTTCCCCCCATGTCGACCTGGCCGCCGACTTCCCCCCGGACGAGTTGGGGGAACTGGCCCGGGCCTTCGAGCAGAGCCTGGACCGGGTGGCGGCCTTCATCGAACGGGAGCGGGCCTTCACCGCCGACGTGTCCCACGAGTTGCGCACCCCCCTGGCGGTGATCCGGGGCGCGGCGGAGGTACTGCTGGCGGACGAGACCCGGCCCGACAAGGAGCGCCAGCGCCTGGAGCGCATCGAGCGGGCCACCGCCGACATGGCCGACCTCACCACCGCCCTCCTGGCCATGGCGCGGGAGCGGGATGACGGCCGGCGGGACCCGGTGTCCGTGGCCGGCCTGCTCCAGGAAGCCCTGGACAAGCACCGCCACCTGCTCAAGGGCAAGGCGGTGGACGTGGTACTGGACATCCGCGCCCGCCCGGACCTGGTGGCGGACCCCAACCTGTTGTCCATCGTCCTGGCCAATCTGGTGCGCAACAGCTTCACCTACACGGAACGCGGCAGTGTCAGCGTGGGCCTGGACGAACACACCCTGAGCATCAGCGACACCGGCCTGGGCATCCCCCGGGAATCCCTGGACCGGGTGTTCCAGCGGCTGTACAAGGGCCGCCACAGCCAGGGTGCCGGCATCGGCCTGTCCCTGGTGAAGAAGATCTGCGACCGCTACGGCTGGCGCATCGAGCTCGACAGCATCGAGGGCCAGGGCACGCGCGCGGTATTGTCCTTCGCCTGA
- a CDS encoding response regulator transcription factor, with product MHILVIEDNPDLAANVCDFLEAKGHSTDAAGDGVTGLHLAVTQDYDAIVLDVMLPGMDGFSVCRRLREDARRDTPVLMLTARDALDDRVAGLECGADDYVLKPFALRELEARLKALARRARGAASPAILRAGDLEFDPALMRASRSGRVLNLPPIPLKLLETLLRASPRVVKRGELERAVWGDQPPDSDALRAHMHVLRHALEVDGAPPLIHTLRGIGYRLAAEH from the coding sequence ATGCATATCCTCGTCATCGAAGACAACCCGGACCTGGCCGCCAACGTGTGCGACTTTCTGGAGGCCAAGGGCCACTCCACGGATGCCGCCGGCGACGGCGTCACCGGCCTGCATCTGGCCGTCACCCAGGACTACGACGCCATCGTCCTGGACGTGATGCTGCCCGGCATGGACGGCTTCAGCGTCTGCCGCCGCCTGCGGGAGGACGCGCGGCGCGACACCCCGGTGCTCATGCTCACCGCCCGGGACGCCCTGGACGACCGGGTAGCCGGCCTGGAATGCGGCGCCGACGACTACGTGCTCAAGCCCTTCGCCCTGCGGGAACTTGAAGCCCGCCTCAAGGCCCTGGCCCGCCGCGCCCGGGGCGCCGCCTCCCCGGCCATCCTGCGGGCCGGGGACCTGGAGTTCGACCCCGCCCTCATGCGCGCCAGCAGGAGCGGCCGGGTGCTCAACCTGCCCCCCATCCCCCTGAAGCTGCTGGAAACCCTGCTGCGGGCCAGCCCCAGGGTGGTGAAGCGGGGCGAACTGGAACGGGCGGTCTGGGGCGACCAGCCACCGGATTCCGACGCCCTGCGTGCCCACATGCACGTCCTGCGCCACGCCCTGGAGGTCGACGGCGCACCGCCCCTGATCCATACCCTGCGGGGCATAGGCTACCGCCTGGCGGCGGAGCACTGA
- a CDS encoding sulfite exporter TauE/SafE family protein, with product MELFNFIELDLTTSIILILVGFVGGMVSGFIGSGGAFVLTPAMMTLGAPGMVAVATNICHKFPKALVGAVKRNKYGQVDVKLGLVLGVFAEAGVLFGKHVMTDIKNAFGAVGTDLYVSVMFIITLAIVGTFVFKDYRKLKNMSDEEQDNVGLTKIAKWVQSVKIPGTMIYSHAAKSELSVLFLVPIGFATGFLASAIAVGGFVGVPAMIYILGVPAIMASATELVIAFVMGLGGTIFYGMEGAVDIRMAMLILFGSLFGIQIGAIGTTYVKDYQVKFTMAVIMLTVLFSRFFYIPGYLSKMGMIEPLDADLAQILKYIGDGVLYLALFVGAFTVISSLLKGMREHRQKEAARGAEAAAAVGSKGGITIEEGGK from the coding sequence ATGGAACTCTTCAACTTCATCGAGCTGGACCTCACCACCTCGATCATCCTCATCCTGGTGGGCTTCGTGGGCGGCATGGTGTCCGGCTTCATCGGTTCCGGCGGCGCCTTCGTGCTGACCCCTGCCATGATGACCCTGGGCGCCCCCGGCATGGTGGCGGTGGCCACCAACATCTGCCACAAGTTTCCCAAGGCCCTGGTGGGCGCGGTGAAGCGCAACAAATACGGCCAGGTGGACGTGAAGCTGGGCCTGGTGCTGGGCGTGTTCGCCGAGGCCGGCGTGCTGTTCGGCAAGCACGTGATGACCGACATCAAGAACGCGTTCGGCGCGGTGGGCACCGACCTGTACGTGTCGGTGATGTTCATCATCACCCTGGCCATCGTCGGCACCTTCGTGTTCAAGGACTACCGCAAGCTCAAGAACATGTCCGATGAAGAGCAGGACAACGTGGGGCTGACCAAAATTGCCAAATGGGTGCAGTCGGTGAAAATCCCCGGCACCATGATCTACTCCCACGCCGCCAAGTCGGAACTCTCCGTGCTGTTCCTGGTGCCCATTGGCTTCGCCACCGGTTTCCTGGCCTCGGCCATCGCCGTGGGCGGCTTCGTGGGTGTGCCGGCCATGATCTATATCCTGGGCGTGCCGGCCATCATGGCCTCCGCCACGGAATTGGTGATCGCCTTCGTCATGGGCCTGGGCGGCACCATCTTCTACGGCATGGAAGGCGCGGTGGACATACGCATGGCCATGCTGATCCTGTTCGGCTCGCTGTTCGGCATCCAGATAGGCGCCATCGGCACCACCTACGTGAAGGACTATCAGGTCAAGTTCACCATGGCGGTGATCATGCTGACGGTGTTGTTCTCCCGCTTCTTCTACATCCCCGGCTACCTCTCCAAGATGGGCATGATCGAGCCCCTGGACGCGGATCTTGCTCAAATACTGAAATACATCGGCGATGGCGTTCTCTATCTGGCGCTGTTTGTCGGTGCATTTACTGTCATCTCCTCCTTGCTCAAGGGCATGAGAGAGCACAGACAGAAGGAAGCCGCCCGGGGCGCGGAAGCCGCGGCGGCCGTTGGAAGTAAGGGTGGGATTACCATTGAGGAGGGCGGCAAATGA